A genomic window from Ruminiclostridium cellulolyticum H10 includes:
- a CDS encoding mannose-1-phosphate guanylyltransferase: MERFVVIMAGGSGTRLWPLSKEKKPKQFISVDDGECMLVQTIKRVCKCVPPSNCFIITNESLVELTKEVVKDIIPYSNIIPEPRKKNTAACIAYTTVLLNKKLGEGVLCFVPADGYVKDQQGYADAINLAFSAAEEKERLVVIGITPSYPSTAYGYIKITKDAGLEEHVLKVSKFTEKPNEDAARSMLESGDHLWNGGILVGSSQTIIREIKENIPQHYIEIANALRYGGADNFNTYIVDAYNKLQEISFDNAVLEKSSDIYVVRASFDWDDIGSIDTLSETLQKDNDANSWKGDYIAVQTTNSVIYADGILITVIGLDNMIVAGTKEAVIVCPRGKAQEVKGLVEILKQKGYEIFL, from the coding sequence ATGGAAAGATTTGTCGTTATTATGGCAGGAGGCTCGGGAACAAGACTATGGCCGCTGTCAAAAGAAAAAAAGCCTAAGCAGTTTATATCTGTTGATGACGGCGAATGTATGCTTGTTCAGACAATTAAACGTGTATGCAAATGCGTACCACCGTCTAATTGTTTTATTATAACTAATGAAAGTCTTGTAGAACTGACCAAGGAAGTTGTCAAGGACATAATTCCATATTCCAATATAATTCCTGAACCCCGGAAGAAGAACACGGCGGCATGTATTGCTTATACTACAGTTTTACTTAATAAGAAACTGGGGGAGGGAGTGTTGTGCTTTGTACCAGCTGACGGTTATGTAAAGGATCAGCAAGGCTATGCAGACGCTATAAATCTTGCTTTTAGTGCAGCCGAAGAAAAGGAACGGCTTGTTGTAATAGGAATCACACCTTCATACCCATCTACCGCTTATGGATATATAAAAATAACCAAGGATGCGGGATTAGAAGAACATGTTCTTAAAGTTAGTAAATTTACTGAAAAGCCAAACGAAGATGCCGCACGCTCAATGCTTGAATCGGGTGATCATTTGTGGAACGGAGGCATTTTGGTCGGCAGTTCACAAACTATAATAAGGGAAATAAAAGAAAACATACCGCAACACTATATTGAAATTGCTAATGCACTAAGGTATGGAGGAGCAGATAATTTTAACACATACATTGTTGATGCATATAATAAATTACAGGAAATATCATTTGACAATGCTGTGTTGGAAAAATCCAGTGATATTTATGTAGTGAGGGCTTCCTTCGACTGGGATGATATAGGGAGTATTGACACTTTATCGGAGACCTTGCAAAAAGATAATGACGCTAATTCATGGAAGGGTGACTATATAGCTGTACAAACCACCAATTCTGTAATTTATGCCGATGGAATCCTCATTACGGTAATAGGGTTGGACAATATGATAGTTGCAGGTACAAAAGAGGCTGTTATCGTTTGTCCAAGAGGAAAGGCACAGGAAGTTAAGGGCTTGGTGGAAATACTCAAACAGAAGGGATATGAGATTTTTTTGTAA
- a CDS encoding O-fucosyltransferase family protein, with amino-acid sequence MKQDKFLLIKTIGDGFWYDMHHTLSNLLLAEITERIPVIYWGSRSMYSTDETSNAFEQFFLPVSKDGMDRLIENINRDADIQVADRYTDIECIMCRMDKTCPYFGLNSRDIYRRMLKKYIRLRPEVENEINTFYAANMEGKTMLAVHIRGSDKILEVSHLHELNKLYPTKIKTYLKERPDAYIFLMTDCKDILEEYKSVYDDKLISTDCKRVLKNGGGVHFQEYCNNKLKGIEIIKDTWLAAKSDYFIGNGFSNVSRAVCELKDWQNQEVTLLF; translated from the coding sequence TTGAAGCAGGATAAATTCTTACTTATCAAGACAATAGGTGACGGATTTTGGTATGACATGCACCACACACTTTCCAATCTCCTTCTTGCAGAAATAACGGAAAGAATTCCTGTTATTTACTGGGGAAGCAGGAGTATGTACAGCACTGACGAGACCTCAAACGCGTTTGAACAGTTTTTTCTACCTGTATCAAAAGATGGTATGGATAGATTAATAGAAAATATTAATCGTGATGCGGATATACAGGTTGCTGACAGATACACTGATATTGAGTGTATAATGTGCCGTATGGATAAGACCTGTCCGTATTTTGGATTAAACTCCAGAGATATTTACAGGCGGATGCTCAAAAAGTATATACGGCTAAGGCCGGAAGTTGAAAATGAAATAAATACTTTTTATGCAGCAAATATGGAAGGAAAAACTATGTTGGCTGTACATATAAGAGGAAGTGACAAGATATTGGAAGTAAGTCATTTACATGAACTGAATAAACTTTATCCGACGAAAATAAAGACATATTTAAAAGAAAGGCCGGATGCCTACATTTTTCTGATGACAGACTGCAAAGATATATTGGAGGAGTATAAAAGTGTATACGACGATAAATTAATCAGTACCGACTGCAAAAGGGTCTTGAAAAACGGAGGAGGAGTTCACTTTCAGGAATATTGTAACAACAAGCTCAAGGGGATTGAAATTATAAAAGACACATGGCTGGCAGCAAAAAGTGATTATTTCATAGGAAATGGATTCTCAAATGTGTCAAGAGCAGTGTGCGAACTCAAGGATTGGCAGAATCAAGAGGTTACTCTGCTTTTCTGA